A stretch of DNA from Cyanobacteriota bacterium:
TAGAGCGTTACAGCGATTGTAGCTATAACCCCAACACTGTTTAAAACAATTCGTAAACGCTCAGCCGCTGGAGACAAATTTATGGCAGTGCCTAGCGTGGCTAAATCTCCCAAGAGTGAGCCAATGTAGACATACAGAAAAGTACCTGGAATCATGCTAATGGATCCCAACACATAGTCGCTAAGGGATACGTTGGTAATGCCGAAGGCATAGTTGAGAAGACTGAAGGGGAATAGTGGGGAGAGCCGAGTCAGCACGACAACTTTAAAGCCTTCACGGGCAATAGCTTGGTCGATCGCTGCAAATTTAACATTGCCCGCAATTTGTTTGGCAACCCAATCACGAACTAGATAACGACTGATGAGAAACGCCAATGTTGCCCCTGTTGTAGCAGCAATGAAGACATATACTGAACCCCACACTACACCAAACAGAATGCCACCGCCTAGGGTCAATAGCGAGCCAGGAACAAACATAATAGTGGCCATGCTGTAAATAGCAATGAAGGCGATCGGCCCCCAGGCTCCCAAACCCTCTACCCAAGCCAACATTGTCTGAAATAGGGCTTGTAAATCTAACACCTTGATCGCTACGATTAGCACAGCAACAACACATGCCAAGCCTATCAGCTTTAGCCACAAGTACGATCGAGGGCTGGGATTAATTGTCATGTCATTGCGCCTAACGTTGCATACCGATAATTCGGGCGTTCAACAGATCTACAGTTGCTATACTTCCGATAGGTTGCCTTGAGGCTAAATTACCCTTGGGCTACTGGCGGGTAGGTAACTAACTACTTATAACCAACTACTTAAGACTAGCTACACCAAAGGTCGATGAAACTGTCGGCATCAAACGGCGGTTGAATTAAAGTAGTCAAGGCTGGCAGTATCTGGAATTGCATAGCGCTGTGAGCCTGTTGTTTGCTGGAGCCGCCTTAGGTTGATGTAATTCCCCTCGTTGATGGGGTAAGCGGGGGTTTGGTGGTTGCCAAAATGTCAGATGCTTTATGCAACCCCACGTGGAGAATCGGGGCTTGAGTCAGTGCGGAAGGTGCGATCGAACTCTAACGCGATCGAACTCTAAAAAGTGCTTGCCATTCTCAACCACAATGCGGGCACTACCCACTAGTCAGATGCTCAGCCTTAGATGCTCAGCCGTAAAAAATCTGCCCAACTTCAACATGCTAGCGTTATCCCTTTTGTTTTCAGCCGTAGGAGAACTAGCCTAGGTGGTATTGGGACTAGCAGCAGGACTAGAGACAACGGGAGGTGATGCTTCTAGTGCAGGAGGTTGTGTGCAGCTAGGGATCGTGCCTGTAGCTAACATGACAGCGGCAACGCTCGCGGCTAACTGATGAAGTCTCATGGGAGTGATCCTGTGAATAGACTACTCTTAATTACGAACAGTATTATGAACAGCGCTGAACCTGCATCTCTTCTGGGAAGACCCTAAGAATGCACTGAAAAATCGTGCTGCTACAACACTAGCTCAAGCATGAGAGTGTCAGCCGAGACTGAATTCAAGTGCTAAGCTGAGCGATCGTTCGGTTC
This window harbors:
- a CDS encoding TVP38/TMEM64 family protein, whose product is MTINPSPRSYLWLKLIGLACVVAVLIVAIKVLDLQALFQTMLAWVEGLGAWGPIAFIAIYSMATIMFVPGSLLTLGGGILFGVVWGSVYVFIAATTGATLAFLISRYLVRDWVAKQIAGNVKFAAIDQAIAREGFKVVVLTRLSPLFPFSLLNYAFGITNVSLSDYVLGSISMIPGTFLYVYIGSLLGDLATLGTAINLSPAAERLRIVLNSVGVIATIAVTLYVTSIARSALQQAIAVDTSLSTDEPKLNGGDEP